The nucleotide sequence AGGAAGTATGATACCTACAAGATCCTGCGCAGGCGCTGGACGGGCGGAGGTGTCGCATGACCAGCCGGACCCGTGAGCTGACCGACAGTGCGCTCTTGGTCTCGATGCTCATCCTCCTTGCCCTCGCACCACGCGACTTGCCGCTGTGGGGCTTGGGCATGCAGGGGAATCTCGCGGGAAAGCGTGACGCCGATCGGCCGAGGCTTCGAACGAGGGGGTCGACCAGCCAAACGGAAGCGGCCGGCGCTGGCGGGCGCCGGCCGCCCTGGTTCGCGACGCCTGAGAGTGCCGGGCACCCGGCGTGAGGCGCCCTCGCTACGGCCGTTTCCTCGACCAGAGCACCCGACGTCCGTCGGTCGCGGCCGCGGTCGACTTCAGACTCTCCGCGCTCACGTCTCGATCCGCGCGCGCGCCGTTGCCGGACGCACCCGCTTTCTCCGCGCCATTCAACGCGACGACCGGCTCCGACTCCGCCTCGACCTCGTCCTCGAGCCACGCCTCGGACTCCGCCTCATCCTCCGGCCGAGCGACGGACGCGAAGTCGAAGTCGGCCGTATCGGCTGCTTCCTCCTCGGCCCCGTCGCCAAGCACCGACATCGACGCCGCGGCATGGCGGACGGGCTGCGCCGCCACGGGCACGTCGTGGGCATCGTCATCAGAATCCGTCCGAACGATCTCGCACTGGCCTTGGAACAGCGCGCCTTCGGCGACGACCAGCGACCTCATCCGGATGCGCTCGCCGAACAGCCGGGCCGTCGCGCGCAACTCAAGCCGTCCGGACACGTTCACGTCTCCACGGACGACCCCGGCGACCGTCAGGTCGCGCGCCTGGATGCTCCCGGTGACCTCCCCGGTCTCCGTCACCTCCACGGGGCCAGCGGAATGGACCTCTCCCTCGACCCGGCCTTCGATGCGGAGCAGCCCCCGGCCCGGAGAGGCCAGCGTTCCGCGGATTTCCGCGCCCGGTCCGACGACCGTCACCCCGTCCGTCTTTCGTGACGTTCCCTGTGCCAACGCCAACATGTCCCACGACCTCCCGTCTCCGACAGCCGCGAGCGGGCCGAGGGACGCGAGGCCCGGCCACGGCGCGCACGGTCTTGAGCATTCCAGTTTTCGGCATCATTCGCCAAAAAGTTTAGCGATCCGCGGAAAAAGAACGTCCGGACCGGCAGCGCCGGCCCGGACGGCCGATCATGCGTCCTTCGGCGAAGGCTTACGCCTTGCCCGCGAGAACTCCCTGGGCGGCCGCTCGACCCGCCTTCAGCCAGCGGGCGACATCGATGAGGCGCTTCGTCTGGTAGCGGATGGCGTCGAGGATCTCCTTGCCGGGGCCGGTCTCGTTCGCCGTGGCGCTCGTGCCGTACGGGTTCCCGCCCGCGGTGAACAGAACCTGGTCCGTGTAGCCGGGCGGCACGATGATGGCGCCCCAGTGGTACATCGTGTTGTAGAGGGCGAGAAGCGTCGACTCCTGGCCGCCGTGCGGGTTGCTCGCGGAGGCGAACGCCGTGACGGGCTTGTTCGCAAGCTTGCCCTGCGCCCAAAGCGGGCCGCTCTGGTCGAGGAACTGCTTCAGCTGGGCCGCCACGTTGCCGTAGCGCGTGGGCGAGCCGAACATGATCGCGTCGGCCCACTCCAGATCCTCAAGCTTCGCGACTTCGAGGTTCGGGTGCTCGTCCCGGAACTTCTTCCAGTTGGGATTGCTCGCAATGGCTTCCGGCGGCGCGAGTTCCTGCACGATGCGCAGGCGGACATCGGCCCCCGCCTCCCGGGCCGCCTCCGCCGCCGCCTCGGCCATCCTGTGGATGGTTCCGGTGGACGAGTAGTAGATGATCGCAAGGTTCAGGTCGGCCATCGATCGCTCTCCTCCGCGTCCCTTTGCTCGCTAGCGTCCCCCAGGGGGTACCGTGGCTTTCAAGCGACGTCGCTTTCAATAATATAGCATTGGACCCTGAGACTGTGTAGTCCTAAAGTGTCGAGGTGCCCGACCGCGACCTCCTGACTGCAGCAGAAGGCGCGCGGATACAGCGGTGGAGGCGAATCGGGGGAAGGGGCGCCTCGGGGTCAGCGGCGGCGGCCGCGCACCAGAAGCAGGATCGCGCCGGCGAGAGCCAGCGCCAGAACGGCGTAGTCCAACCGGCGGAACAGCCCTTCAAGGGTGTCCCAGCGGTCTCCGAGCTTCACGCCCGCCCACACGAGGACGATGGTCCACGGGATCGAGCCCAGCACGGTGTACGCGACGAAACGCCCGAAGGCC is from Clostridia bacterium and encodes:
- a CDS encoding polymer-forming cytoskeletal protein, coding for MLALAQGTSRKTDGVTVVGPGAEIRGTLASPGRGLLRIEGRVEGEVHSAGPVEVTETGEVTGSIQARDLTVAGVVRGDVNVSGRLELRATARLFGERIRMRSLVVAEGALFQGQCEIVRTDSDDDAHDVPVAAQPVRHAAASMSVLGDGAEEEAADTADFDFASVARPEDEAESEAWLEDEVEAESEPVVALNGAEKAGASGNGARADRDVSAESLKSTAAATDGRRVLWSRKRP
- the wrbA gene encoding NAD(P)H:quinone oxidoreductase — translated: MADLNLAIIYYSSTGTIHRMAEAAAEAAREAGADVRLRIVQELAPPEAIASNPNWKKFRDEHPNLEVAKLEDLEWADAIMFGSPTRYGNVAAQLKQFLDQSGPLWAQGKLANKPVTAFASASNPHGGQESTLLALYNTMYHWGAIIVPPGYTDQVLFTAGGNPYGTSATANETGPGKEILDAIRYQTKRLIDVARWLKAGRAAAQGVLAGKA